In Arsenophonus sp. aPb, one DNA window encodes the following:
- a CDS encoding TcdA/TcdB pore-forming domain-containing protein codes for MNAENNIKLQMIEWKKWANQAHLEPTEYRDIALQKIIDCLKNKSIFLDLSGLGLTSLPDHLPNNLRFLDIYSNQLTQLPSTLPNALKSLVASNNQLIDLPDHLPENLTKLDVHNNKLASLPTNLPANLDLLDVHNNLLTDLPASLPAALKYISLSNNKLTVLPNNLPDGLEIINVDNNQLGSLPNHLPTALNRLIASNNKLITLPNSLANGLIELKLNDNQITDLPTHLPDRLQNLDVTNNRLKILPDNLPNSLTYLIANNNQLVSLPDNLPGSLAYLLINNNQLVNLPETLPANLVDLYVNNNPLIAISDKLPDNLKHLAINGASLISLPNHLPSNLITLSVTNSQLSFLPDTLPTDLKRLDVHGNQLQTLPAILPANLMSLSVSNNKLLSLPDKLPNMLIYLNANDNQLAALPKYLPAELEYLNVSNNQLTKLADNLPNKLKHININGNFISKLPNHLPDFLEGLEVRKNKLTDLPNNLPYNLVLLDASNNHLDHLTDKLPYKLKSLIVSNNKLTALPETLPHWLVTIDVNNNQLSHLPNDLPATLKYLTASNNLLKMLPLNLPTTLKNLLIEHNSLNVLDYIWPAKLEKLNISDNKLISLPNKLPNSLKSLIAQDNQITSLPKHLPNQLVEFDVSGNPLVTLSSEQLGMLARYNTEGQPQTEWSGWVKQASAGEQRDIALQRIIDCLNNKHTVLDLSDLALTSLPNYLPATLNEIIATNNQLTKLPDILPDKLITLNVSNNRLTQLPNKLPDKLITLNASHNELTHLPDQLPDGLIDLTITHNQLTALSNNLPASLKYLIISHNQFTQLPDKLPDSLRYLTANNNQLSSLPDNLPASIKYLTVANNQLTELPSSLPNELIELTVSHNPLVELPDTLPNTLKNLIANSARLIELPSKLPATLNALEVYNNRLIKLPANLPDSLILLDVNNNQLPVLPKHLPDSIKILDVSNNQLTSLPLILPGMLENLYIRNNRLKTLPNTLPSKLKNLDVSYNQLNLLPDHLPEALQYFYLSHNRLTELTDNLPDSLLGLDVDGNRLVTLPHHLPNDLYELIVRNNKLMTLPEQLPNKLEYLTANNNKLTVIPNNLSKTLKYINVSDNQLIALPDSLPATLRQLDVHNNLLEALPVSLPYALSVLDISSNKLANLSVNLPRLLLKLDVSDNRLIALPNNLPNDLQVLDASQNRLLALPDHLPKKLAELKLNHNELTYLPDNLPDELVFLNVSYNKLATLTDKLPAKLIELYVNDNLLTSIPNHLPQQLVKLDVYNNPLIKLPDDFPATLQDLVIDSTLPLPGKVLHRLVSQNTSDHSNSITLSAITEWMKWTSLVNKDSGEYRDIALQRLISCLKNGAKSLDLSGLALTTLPNLIPDSVENLDVHNNQLTTFADNLPDNLKHLDARNNQLISLPTHLPNTLTYLALGNNQLTHLPDYLPDSLGYLNVSGNQLKVLPEQLPDQLVYFNAGSNKLTELPTSLPAGLESLYIHRNKLTFLPDNLPDDLRNLDVHSNLLAGLPDKWPKFLQFLSASNNKLKVLSNNLPDALQHLNISGNLLTNLPDHLPNQLKILLVDNNHLSVLADNLPADLNVLDAHNNQLVKIPIYLPYKLTSLDLSHNKLTNLLTDLSNYLTTLDVSNNRLSDLPDKLPDKLEKLAAHDNRLTSLPEKLPSSLINLNVSNNQLDNLPDHLPEKLRYLTANNNHLTLLPVSLPYKIEDLHVRNNQLTYLTNQLPEMLLRLDVSGNQLFFLPVNLPHTLIVLDVSNNQLNMLPDKLPPALNTLDAYSNQLSHLPKVLPNELQYINVYNNQIVKLPDKLPKGLIKLDVSNNQLASIPTDLPNTLKEIIFNNNPVFDKLISLPNKFTLTASSGDVDTIASDRNVSDWKISPIHFDSEGESSRFDGQLIIQLENDPIVTEAARQLVKKHPQISVLLQLDSQGNSWIVYGNAKGLREQAKMRWQLVGHGRDNQLDGDQVSLAWREPKPLALQLKQLVADLGMTVSPKHINLVGCSLADDKQQTSYVQQFAEALDETIRPYSVSAYSSKLMVSDEGRKRLTETGNKTTLFFNHETNDWHIEKTAAKTVDSQIKNGMERSTLGDPAGLESVSYKFLSFIKLAEQFQSTMSQFYHYHQLSLQKWLPLFTSFSKSKTQPGSYVLQFIHQETHLLKKLIINNKYIIDFINKYNEYLAMINKAYHYNGKTLALRDNITDAEGVHGLNAAFLIKELIPWFANNNRFGVVDNELSETLSTAINIHAYINLTQIVHGTVEDTLKLASLYQMAANQGKQATKGLLGEVFHFHRATDLILNFSSIALDSIKLANAQNDLQRAVFSAQLGVDSTNLAVVGVGIGAWMAGAQTTAAFTGALSVPLAGVGIGVTALAEAFGKVTHNVQIVGNYFADVDLAYKQGGYRQIKKKIADSDAVIIMEPIPGAVITELDLRQNKLTFDSQYLYRNDPTYTSGSGHSNYFLFWPNRSLNQDKTQAINIRAGFGYQSSQSNFKPDNDVLILPGTPITYLNYEYMILPFVTTRNDRGFDLLRKLEEDGRFDFDFYAFPGERAIYKIIPDYVSTPIKVILDDRDRELVIPALPIDFQRYISYQLVGGEGEYRISLAKGVPITLLSNHANTRWVLDARYLKSGTNMQVSEEGDYLYIDNVIVTLPKNASQISVINKDGIFVFDKKSQQMRIIHMDAMHFENNNSLDEYLKMLANIQDHPTPFVIIDHYQPDNAVGHVGRAYYETARSRMVYTNRPGEAEFLSQAVLAKVDGDKAWFYRDTAIWQVEISSGKIMRQYQPFSFATESHDTIRSYTIQGNGQLLFVIEQGKNMRSVYIVEDAALKLVAINSDQRLLAILDEIKQPVDFIIDDHKSEQLLAERAKIPFLELDTRYELVSPTALVPSQVADTLYLSGYLDGQEKHYWIITKDKHVHKTISLNLPKVKPQTTDPLNAANDLPDSQSPSLTAMTEFILATNTTGDAPSYYFYNPQKHELYFQSDDGLSHNQAQLVATNIKSLFPINNKLFSLRDDGAFSLLDNQGRNVLLGVSQEWLRQHGDDAKLELDKLIKAMPYSSDYLMLHGLQDQAGDPIRAWYDSRAGRIVQGGSSLDANHDLVYLGLSEDRREALIYDNDEQQQYRFLQPATVTLTPTESGLLISDIPADPLWATFA; via the coding sequence ATGAATGCAGAAAATAATATTAAGTTGCAGATGATCGAGTGGAAAAAATGGGCGAATCAAGCTCATTTAGAACCAACAGAATATAGAGATATTGCTTTACAGAAAATAATTGATTGTTTAAAAAATAAAAGTATCTTTCTTGATTTATCTGGTTTAGGATTAACTTCTTTACCTGATCATTTACCGAATAATTTACGCTTTCTTGATATTTATAGTAATCAATTAACTCAGTTACCGAGTACTTTACCCAACGCATTAAAAAGTCTGGTTGCAAGTAATAATCAATTAATTGATTTACCTGATCATTTGCCAGAGAATTTAACTAAGCTTGATGTTCATAATAATAAGCTAGCAAGTTTACCGACTAACTTACCCGCTAATTTAGATTTACTTGATGTTCATAATAATCTGCTAACTGATTTGCCTGCTAGTTTACCAGCTGCTTTAAAATATATTTCTCTCAGTAATAACAAACTAACGGTATTACCTAATAATTTACCCGATGGATTAGAAATTATAAATGTTGATAATAACCAATTGGGTAGTTTACCTAATCATTTGCCTACTGCTTTAAACCGGTTAATTGCCAGCAATAATAAATTAATTACACTACCTAATAGCCTAGCGAATGGATTAATAGAATTAAAACTTAATGATAATCAAATAACTGATTTACCCACTCATTTACCTGATCGGTTGCAAAATCTTGATGTGACTAATAATCGACTGAAAATATTACCTGATAATTTACCTAATTCGTTAACCTATCTTATTGCTAATAATAATCAGTTGGTGAGTTTGCCTGATAATTTGCCAGGCTCTTTGGCTTATCTGTTAATTAATAATAATCAATTGGTCAATTTACCTGAGACTTTACCGGCTAATTTAGTTGATCTTTATGTAAATAATAATCCGTTAATCGCAATATCCGATAAGCTACCCGATAATTTAAAGCATTTAGCTATCAATGGAGCCAGTTTAATTTCGTTACCTAATCATTTACCAAGTAATCTAATTACCCTTAGTGTTACAAATAGCCAATTATCTTTTTTACCCGATACACTGCCGACTGATTTAAAAAGACTTGATGTGCATGGTAATCAATTGCAAACCTTACCCGCTATTTTGCCGGCTAATTTAATGAGTTTGAGCGTCAGCAATAACAAATTACTTAGTTTGCCTGATAAGTTGCCAAACATGTTAATTTATCTTAATGCCAATGATAATCAGCTAGCCGCTTTACCGAAATATTTGCCGGCGGAATTGGAATATCTGAATGTTAGTAATAATCAATTGACTAAATTAGCTGATAATTTACCAAATAAATTAAAACATATTAATATTAATGGTAATTTTATTAGCAAGTTACCTAATCATTTACCCGACTTTTTAGAAGGTCTTGAAGTACGAAAGAATAAGTTAACTGATTTGCCTAATAATTTACCCTATAACTTAGTGCTACTTGATGCCAGTAATAACCATTTGGATCATTTGACTGATAAATTGCCTTATAAATTAAAAAGCCTGATTGTCAGTAATAATAAACTGACAGCTTTACCCGAAACTTTACCTCACTGGTTAGTTACCATCGATGTTAACAATAATCAATTGAGTCATTTACCTAATGATTTACCTGCTACTTTAAAATACCTCACCGCCAGCAATAACCTATTAAAAATGTTACCGCTCAATTTACCAACCACATTGAAAAATCTACTAATTGAACATAATTCATTAAATGTTTTGGACTATATTTGGCCAGCTAAACTTGAAAAATTGAATATTAGCGATAACAAATTAATCAGTTTGCCGAATAAGTTACCAAATTCATTAAAAAGCTTGATTGCGCAAGATAATCAAATAACCAGTTTGCCCAAACATCTGCCCAATCAGTTAGTAGAATTTGATGTTAGTGGTAACCCATTAGTTACGCTATCTTCGGAACAATTGGGAATGTTGGCACGTTACAATACAGAAGGCCAACCTCAGACTGAATGGTCGGGGTGGGTAAAACAAGCATCAGCAGGCGAACAAAGAGATATTGCCTTGCAAAGAATTATTGATTGCTTGAATAACAAGCATACCGTGCTTGATTTATCAGATTTAGCACTCACTTCTTTGCCTAATTACTTACCCGCGACATTAAATGAAATTATTGCTACTAATAATCAGCTAACTAAGTTACCGGATATACTGCCTGATAAGTTAATAACCCTCAATGTTAGCAACAATCGATTAACGCAGCTGCCGAATAAATTACCAGATAAGTTAATAACGCTTAATGCGAGTCATAATGAATTAACACATTTACCTGACCAATTGCCTGATGGATTAATTGATCTTACGATTACTCATAATCAATTGACGGCCCTATCGAATAATTTACCTGCTTCTTTAAAGTATCTAATTATCAGTCATAATCAATTTACTCAATTGCCTGATAAATTACCTGATTCTTTACGGTATCTTACTGCTAATAATAACCAACTAAGTAGCCTACCCGATAATTTGCCTGCTTCTATAAAGTATCTTACAGTTGCTAATAATCAACTCACTGAGTTACCGAGCTCTTTGCCGAATGAGTTAATTGAGCTTACCGTCAGTCATAATCCTTTAGTTGAGTTACCGGATACGCTACCCAATACATTAAAAAATCTTATTGCTAATTCTGCCCGGTTAATTGAATTGCCGAGTAAACTACCAGCCACATTAAATGCGTTGGAAGTTTATAATAATCGATTAATTAAACTGCCCGCTAATTTGCCAGATTCATTGATATTACTGGATGTTAATAATAACCAGCTACCAGTTTTACCTAAACACTTACCTGATAGTATAAAAATTCTTGATGTCAGTAATAATCAATTAACGAGTTTGCCGCTAATTCTGCCAGGCATGTTAGAAAATCTTTATATTCGTAATAACCGATTGAAGACTTTGCCCAATACGTTACCGAGCAAATTAAAAAATTTAGATGTTAGTTATAACCAACTCAATTTATTACCAGACCATCTACCCGAAGCTCTACAGTATTTTTATCTTAGTCACAATCGATTGACTGAGTTAACCGATAATTTGCCTGATAGCTTATTAGGTTTGGATGTTGATGGTAATCGGTTAGTGACCTTACCACATCATTTGCCAAATGATTTATATGAACTTATCGTTAGAAACAATAAGTTAATGACGTTGCCTGAGCAATTACCTAATAAATTAGAATATTTGACGGCTAACAATAATAAGTTGACTGTTATACCTAATAATCTATCAAAAACATTAAAATATATTAATGTTAGTGATAATCAATTAATTGCATTACCCGATAGTTTACCGGCAACTTTAAGGCAGCTCGATGTTCATAATAATCTACTCGAAGCTTTGCCAGTTAGTTTACCGTATGCCTTATCTGTGCTGGATATTAGCAGCAATAAGTTGGCAAATTTGTCAGTTAATTTGCCTCGCCTTTTGCTTAAACTTGATGTTAGTGATAATCGCTTGATAGCATTACCTAATAATTTGCCCAACGATTTGCAGGTACTTGACGCGAGCCAAAATAGACTGCTCGCTTTACCCGATCACTTACCTAAAAAATTAGCAGAACTGAAACTTAATCATAACGAACTAACTTATTTACCCGATAATTTGCCTGATGAATTAGTTTTTCTTAATGTCTCATACAATAAATTGGCGACCTTAACGGATAAACTACCCGCTAAGTTAATCGAACTCTATGTGAATGATAATCTATTAACATCTATTCCCAATCATTTACCACAACAGTTGGTGAAACTAGATGTTTATAATAACCCGTTAATCAAGCTACCTGATGATTTTCCAGCCACATTACAAGATCTGGTCATTGATTCTACCTTACCGCTTCCAGGCAAAGTATTGCATCGGTTAGTATCCCAAAATACCAGCGACCATTCGAATTCTATTACCTTATCAGCGATTACAGAGTGGATGAAATGGACGAGTTTAGTTAATAAAGATTCGGGAGAATATAGAGACATCGCATTACAGCGGTTGATCAGTTGTCTTAAAAACGGCGCGAAGTCGCTTGATTTATCCGGTTTGGCACTAACGACTTTACCTAATCTTATACCAGATAGTGTAGAAAATTTAGACGTTCACAACAATCAACTGACAACGTTTGCCGATAATTTGCCCGATAATTTAAAACATCTTGATGCGCGGAATAATCAATTAATTTCTTTACCTACCCATTTACCCAATACTTTAACCTATTTGGCACTAGGTAATAATCAATTAACTCACTTACCTGATTATCTGCCAGATTCATTAGGCTATCTTAATGTTAGTGGTAATCAATTGAAAGTGTTGCCTGAACAATTACCCGATCAATTAGTTTATTTTAACGCCGGTAGTAATAAGTTAACCGAATTGCCGACTAGTTTGCCTGCTGGATTAGAAAGTCTTTATATTCATCGTAATAAACTCACTTTTTTACCTGATAATTTACCGGATGATTTAAGAAATCTTGATGTACATAGTAATTTGCTAGCGGGTTTGCCTGATAAGTGGCCAAAATTTTTACAATTTCTTTCTGCTAGTAATAACAAATTGAAGGTTTTATCTAATAACTTACCCGATGCATTACAGCATCTAAATATCAGCGGTAATCTGCTGACAAATCTGCCTGATCATTTACCAAATCAACTCAAAATTTTACTGGTTGACAATAATCACTTGTCTGTCTTAGCCGATAATCTCCCCGCTGATTTAAATGTACTTGATGCGCATAATAATCAACTTGTTAAGATCCCCATCTATTTACCCTATAAGCTAACGAGCCTTGATCTTAGTCATAATAAATTAACAAATTTGCTAACTGATTTATCTAACTACTTGACAACACTTGATGTCAGTAATAATCGATTGAGTGATTTGCCAGATAAATTGCCAGATAAGTTAGAAAAACTTGCCGCGCATGATAACCGGCTAACAAGCTTGCCTGAAAAGTTGCCAAGTAGTTTAATAAACCTTAATGTTAGCAACAATCAATTGGATAATTTACCTGATCATTTACCAGAAAAATTAAGATATCTTACCGCTAATAATAACCATTTGACACTTTTGCCGGTTAGTTTACCTTATAAGATCGAAGATTTGCATGTTCGCAATAATCAATTAACTTATTTAACTAATCAATTGCCAGAAATGTTATTGAGATTAGATGTTAGTGGTAACCAATTGTTTTTCTTACCGGTTAATCTGCCTCACACATTAATAGTATTAGATGTCAGTAATAACCAATTAAATATGTTACCGGATAAGCTACCACCCGCGTTAAATACACTTGATGCTTATAGTAACCAATTGAGTCATTTGCCTAAAGTTCTGCCAAATGAATTGCAATATATAAATGTTTATAATAACCAAATTGTTAAATTACCAGATAAATTACCAAAAGGATTAATAAAACTAGATGTAAGTAATAACCAGTTGGCAAGCATTCCAACTGATCTACCGAATACGTTAAAAGAAATTATTTTTAATAATAATCCTGTGTTTGACAAATTGATCTCGCTGCCTAATAAGTTTACCTTGACGGCATCAAGCGGAGATGTTGATACCATAGCCTCTGACCGTAATGTATCAGATTGGAAAATTTCGCCAATTCATTTTGATAGTGAAGGGGAAAGTAGCCGGTTTGATGGTCAATTAATTATCCAGCTGGAAAATGATCCGATAGTAACTGAAGCAGCGCGCCAATTAGTGAAAAAACATCCGCAGATATCGGTTTTACTTCAGCTTGATAGCCAGGGAAATAGTTGGATTGTGTATGGCAATGCAAAAGGTTTGCGAGAGCAAGCTAAGATGCGTTGGCAGTTAGTTGGTCATGGCCGCGATAATCAGCTTGATGGTGATCAGGTCAGCCTGGCCTGGCGTGAGCCTAAACCGTTGGCACTGCAATTAAAACAGCTGGTAGCTGATTTGGGCATGACGGTTTCGCCGAAACACATCAATCTGGTTGGTTGCTCGTTGGCTGATGATAAGCAGCAAACCAGTTATGTCCAACAATTTGCTGAGGCCTTAGATGAAACGATTCGGCCTTATTCTGTTTCTGCCTACTCTTCTAAGCTGATGGTCAGCGATGAAGGTAGAAAACGGTTGACGGAAACGGGTAATAAAACCACGCTGTTTTTTAATCATGAGACAAATGACTGGCATATTGAGAAAACGGCAGCTAAAACAGTCGATAGCCAAATAAAAAATGGGATGGAAAGATCGACTTTAGGTGATCCGGCAGGGCTAGAGTCTGTCTCTTATAAATTTTTGTCTTTTATTAAGCTGGCTGAGCAATTTCAGTCGACTATGAGCCAATTTTATCATTATCATCAATTGTCGCTACAAAAGTGGTTACCGCTTTTCACCAGTTTTAGCAAAAGTAAAACCCAGCCAGGTAGTTATGTTTTACAGTTCATTCATCAAGAGACTCATCTACTAAAAAAATTGATTATTAATAATAAATATATTATTGATTTTATTAATAAATACAATGAATACCTGGCAATGATTAACAAAGCTTATCATTACAATGGTAAAACATTAGCCCTGCGGGATAATATTACTGATGCGGAAGGGGTGCATGGATTAAATGCCGCTTTCCTGATAAAAGAGCTGATCCCTTGGTTTGCCAATAACAATCGGTTTGGGGTGGTGGATAATGAGTTATCAGAAACCCTTAGTACGGCAATTAATATCCACGCTTATATTAATTTGACCCAGATAGTGCATGGGACAGTGGAAGATACCCTGAAATTGGCCAGTTTGTATCAAATGGCGGCAAATCAGGGCAAACAGGCAACGAAAGGATTATTAGGCGAAGTCTTTCATTTTCATCGTGCGACTGATCTTATATTAAATTTTAGTAGCATTGCTTTGGATAGTATTAAGTTAGCTAATGCGCAAAATGATCTGCAACGTGCGGTTTTTAGTGCCCAGTTAGGTGTTGATAGCACTAATTTAGCGGTGGTTGGTGTAGGGATAGGTGCGTGGATGGCTGGAGCACAGACGACTGCTGCGTTTACTGGCGCTTTATCTGTCCCACTGGCAGGAGTAGGGATAGGGGTTACCGCGTTGGCAGAAGCGTTTGGTAAGGTAACCCATAATGTACAGATAGTCGGTAACTATTTTGCCGATGTCGATTTGGCTTATAAGCAGGGTGGTTATCGGCAGATAAAGAAAAAAATAGCTGACAGCGATGCGGTCATTATTATGGAGCCGATCCCAGGCGCAGTTATTACCGAGCTGGATTTACGTCAAAATAAACTCACTTTTGATAGTCAGTATCTCTATCGTAATGATCCCACTTATACCAGCGGATCAGGTCACAGTAATTATTTCTTGTTTTGGCCTAATCGAAGCCTAAATCAAGATAAAACTCAGGCAATCAATATTCGAGCAGGATTTGGCTATCAAAGTAGTCAATCCAACTTTAAGCCAGATAATGATGTTCTGATCCTGCCGGGTACGCCTATCACCTATTTAAATTACGAATATATGATTTTACCATTCGTCACCACACGCAATGATAGAGGCTTTGATCTATTAAGAAAACTAGAAGAAGATGGTCGGTTTGACTTTGATTTTTATGCTTTTCCCGGCGAGCGGGCGATCTATAAAATTATACCCGATTATGTTTCGACACCCATCAAAGTCATTTTGGATGATCGCGATAGGGAGTTGGTGATCCCTGCATTGCCGATCGATTTTCAACGCTATATTAGTTATCAGTTAGTTGGTGGTGAGGGAGAATATCGGATTAGCTTAGCGAAAGGGGTGCCAATAACCTTACTATCAAATCATGCTAATACGCGTTGGGTATTGGATGCGCGTTACCTTAAATCGGGCACTAATATGCAGGTTAGCGAAGAGGGTGACTATCTCTATATTGATAATGTTATCGTCACGTTACCGAAAAATGCCAGTCAGATTTCGGTGATAAATAAAGATGGGATTTTTGTTTTTGATAAAAAAAGTCAGCAAATGCGTATCATACATATGGATGCAATGCATTTCGAAAATAATAATTCGCTGGATGAATATCTAAAAATGTTAGCTAATATTCAGGATCATCCGACGCCATTTGTCATCATCGATCACTATCAACCGGATAATGCGGTTGGACATGTAGGCCGAGCTTATTATGAAACCGCTCGTAGTCGTATGGTTTATACCAATCGACCAGGTGAGGCAGAATTTCTGAGTCAAGCGGTTTTAGCTAAAGTTGACGGCGATAAAGCCTGGTTTTATCGAGATACCGCTATTTGGCAAGTAGAAATTAGCAGTGGAAAGATTATGCGGCAATATCAGCCATTTAGTTTTGCTACTGAAAGTCATGACACGATTCGTAGCTATACTATACAGGGAAATGGCCAATTACTTTTTGTGATTGAACAGGGAAAGAATATGCGTAGTGTCTATATCGTTGAGGATGCTGCGTTGAAATTGGTTGCCATTAATAGTGATCAACGTCTATTGGCAATTCTAGATGAGATTAAACAGCCGGTAGATTTTATCATTGACGATCACAAAAGTGAGCAGTTATTAGCTGAACGCGCTAAAATTCCTTTTTTGGAGCTAGACACCCGATATGAACTTGTTTCACCAACGGCGCTTGTTCCGAGTCAGGTGGCTGATACACTCTATTTATCCGGTTATCTTGATGGACAGGAAAAGCATTATTGGATAATAACGAAAGATAAGCATGTCCACAAAACGATCAGCTTAAACCTACCCAAAGTCAAGCCGCAAACGACTGACCCACTAAACGCTGCAAATGATCTGCCAGATAGTCAATCTCCGTCATTAACTGCGATGACAGAATTTATTCTTGCGACGAACACGACCGGTGATGCGCCCAGTTATTATTTTTACAATCCACAAAAACATGAACTCTACTTTCAATCAGATGATGGTTTATCCCATAATCAGGCGCAATTAGTTGCGACCAATATTAAATCACTTTTTCCTATTAATAATAAGTTATTTAGTCTGCGAGATGATGGGGCATTTAGTTTGTTGGATAACCAGGGGAGAAATGTCTTACTCGGGGTTTCACAGGAGTGGTTACGCCAGCATGGTGACGATGCTAAGTTAGAGTTGGATAAGCTTATTAAAGCGATGCCATACTCAAGTGACTACTTAATGTTGCATGGATTGCAGGATCAGGCGGGGGATCCAATAAGAGCTTGGTATGATAGTAGAGCCGGTCGGATAGTCCAGGGTGGAAGCAGTTTAGATGCGAATCATGATCTGGTTTATTTAGGGCTATCAGAAGATCGGCGGGAAGCATTGATTTATGATAATGATGAACAACAGCAATATCGTTTTTTGCAGCCCGCCACCGTCACATTGACGCCGACAGAAAGCGGGCTCTTGATCTCAGATATTCCAGCAGATCCTTTATGGGCAACTTTTGCTTAG